The following is a genomic window from Roseovarius sp. M141.
ACTTCGCATGTGCAAAAGCGTCGGCAGCAAATCCCTTGGCCGGATGCATGGATGCCAGCTTTTTTACCCCGTCTGCAGATGCCATTACAGCGACAGCATCATAGAGCACGGATGGCCCGCCATCTATTTTCTGATCCGCCGACACGCTTTTGCCGTCGGACGTCTTGATGCCGCCGATCGTGGGGGCGACGATTTCCATCATGCCGCCCACGTCTTTCACCGCCTGTTGCAACGAGGCGAGCAGGCCCCCATCGATACCGTCGGTTACAAGGATGCCCAGTTTCCGACCCTTGAAGCTATCCGGTCCGTTCTTGAGGATCGACAGCGCATCCGATGGCTTGAGCCCTTCAACCATATCGCGCCGCGGCGCATGCGGTTCCGGCATTTCGTCAAAACCCAGCCCATCCGAGACAGCCTGAGCAAGATCCGTATCGATATTTGGCAAGTGGGCTACGACACGCTTGCGGATATCCAGCACCTCGCATTTCGACAGTTCGAAGATGAGCGCGCCGGCAATGTGGCCCTGCTCCACCTCTGTCTGGCTTTGATAGAACTGGCGGGCCTGACTGTAATGGTCCGCGAACAGCTCCGCACGAACCTTCCGTTTCTCGCCCTCGATCGCTTCGGGATAGGAGGTGAACCCGGTCTCCGCATCAGCCCGAGGGCCGCCATCCTTCCAGCTGTTCGGCTCATAGTTGGCGCGCCCTGCCGGGTTATGCATCGCCATGTGCCCGTCCTGCTGGAAATGAGCAAACGGGCATTTCGGCGCGTTCACCGGGATATGGGTGAAATTCGGCCCGCCCAGCCGTTTGATCTGCGTGTCCAGATAGGAAAAGTTGCGGCCCTGTAGCAACGGGTCGTTTGTGAAATCGATCCCCGGTACGATGTTCTGGGTGCAGAATGCGACCTGTTCCGTCTCGGCAAAGAAGTTGTCGACCACGCTGTCCAGCACCAGCCGCCCGACAATGCGGACCGGCACGTCCTCTTCCGGGATCAGCTTGGTCGCATCCAGCACGTCGAAATCGAACTTGTCGGCAAAGGCGTCGTCAAACACCTGCACACCCAGTTCCCATTCTGGATAATCACCCGCTTGGATCGCGTCCCACAGATCACGGCGGTGGAAGTCGGGGTCGGCGCCGTTGATCTTGATCGCCTCGTCCCAGAGAACTGATTGCAACCCCTGCTTCGGCTTCCAGTGGAACTTCACAAAGTGGCTCTTGCCCTCTGCGTTCACGAACCGGAGCGTATGGACGCCAAACCCTTCCATGAACCGGAATGACCGCGGAATGCCCCGGTCCGACATGGTCCACATAATCATGTGCATGGCTTCGGGCATCAGAGAGATGAAATCCCAGAAGTTGTCATGTGCCGACTGCGCCTGCGGAAAGGCGCGATCGGGTGCTTCCTTAACTGAATGGACCAGATCGGGAAACTTCATCGCGTCCTGAATGAAGAAAACGG
Proteins encoded in this region:
- a CDS encoding catalase, which codes for MSEKSPHFHPSIETQKSNETTKRSEKTGQGGETHQQAPDGARLTTAQGVPVSDNQNTLKVGPRGPALLEDFHFREKMFHFDHERIPERVVHARGYGARGYFETTDAIPDLTSAHLLQEKGRKVPAFVRFSTVAGNKGSMDLARDARGFAVKLYTEEGNWDIVGNNIPVFFIQDAMKFPDLVHSVKEAPDRAFPQAQSAHDNFWDFISLMPEAMHMIMWTMSDRGIPRSFRFMEGFGVHTLRFVNAEGKSHFVKFHWKPKQGLQSVLWDEAIKINGADPDFHRRDLWDAIQAGDYPEWELGVQVFDDAFADKFDFDVLDATKLIPEEDVPVRIVGRLVLDSVVDNFFAETEQVAFCTQNIVPGIDFTNDPLLQGRNFSYLDTQIKRLGGPNFTHIPVNAPKCPFAHFQQDGHMAMHNPAGRANYEPNSWKDGGPRADAETGFTSYPEAIEGEKRKVRAELFADHYSQARQFYQSQTEVEQGHIAGALIFELSKCEVLDIRKRVVAHLPNIDTDLAQAVSDGLGFDEMPEPHAPRRDMVEGLKPSDALSILKNGPDSFKGRKLGILVTDGIDGGLLASLQQAVKDVGGMMEIVAPTIGGIKTSDGKSVSADQKIDGGPSVLYDAVAVMASADGVKKLASMHPAKGFAADAFAHAKFIALTGEAEQLFHAAGVDDFDDGVFRLEGKDDCADFIEACGKMRFWQRG